One stretch of Chlamydia abortus DNA includes these proteins:
- a CDS encoding DUF5399 family protein, with protein MVEIFNYSTSVYEKHASNNKIVSDFRKEVHMESLTIRDVAKHAQILDMTPKPSALSSLMQTNKKTDWAFFSPPSNFHKQRFSTPYLAPSLGSPDQQDEDLEKISSYLKVLTRGKFSYQSRVNPVFSYKDQEENPEEEAADSEEDVIVQEGKILLKAIDLGLKSSNILIDYVISRIFQFVQG; from the coding sequence ATGGTAGAAATTTTTAATTACAGTACTTCTGTTTACGAAAAACACGCGTCTAACAATAAAATAGTGAGTGATTTCCGTAAGGAAGTCCACATGGAAAGTTTGACGATCCGTGATGTGGCTAAGCATGCTCAAATTTTGGACATGACGCCCAAGCCTTCAGCCTTGAGCTCCCTGATGCAAACGAATAAGAAAACCGATTGGGCTTTCTTTTCACCCCCTAGCAACTTTCATAAACAGCGATTTTCTACTCCCTATTTAGCCCCTTCACTAGGATCCCCCGATCAGCAAGACGAGGATTTAGAGAAAATTTCTTCCTACTTAAAAGTGCTGACCCGAGGAAAATTTTCTTATCAAAGTCGTGTCAATCCTGTGTTTTCTTACAAAGATCAAGAAGAAAATCCAGAAGAAGAGGCGGCGGATTCTGAAGAAGACGTCATCGTTCAGGAAGGTAAAATTTTACTTAAGGCTATTGATCTAGGATTGAAGTCTTCTAATATTTTGATCGACTACGTTATTTCCCGTATTTTTCAATTTGTGCAAGGCTAA
- the rsmH gene encoding 16S rRNA (cytosine(1402)-N(4))-methyltransferase RsmH, with amino-acid sequence MSATPSHIPVLVNECLSLFADRHPKFFCDVTVGAGGHAEAFLSAYPSIVSYDASDRDVAALSMAKEHLEKFGDRVHFHHASFEDLSKDPREHVYDGILADLGVSSMQLDNLSRGFSFQGDDHALDMRMDVTKGITASEVLHTLREEELGKIFREYGEEPQWKNAAKAIVHFRRRKKIVTVRDLKEATAKVFPSYRLRKKIHPLTLIFQALRVYVNQEDVQLKVLLESAMRWLAPGGRLIIISFCSSEDRPVKWFFREAEKSGLGMILTKKVIMPTYEEIRKNPRCRSAKLRCFEKKFL; translated from the coding sequence GTGTCTGCAACCCCTTCTCATATTCCGGTATTGGTAAATGAATGTTTGTCTTTATTTGCCGATCGTCATCCAAAATTTTTCTGTGATGTTACTGTAGGAGCCGGAGGTCACGCTGAAGCTTTTCTCTCCGCATATCCTTCTATAGTTTCTTATGATGCATCTGATCGCGACGTGGCAGCTTTATCTATGGCTAAGGAGCATTTAGAAAAATTTGGCGATCGTGTGCATTTTCATCATGCATCATTTGAAGATCTTTCTAAAGATCCTAGGGAACATGTGTATGACGGCATACTTGCCGATCTTGGCGTTTCCTCTATGCAGCTAGATAATCTATCTCGGGGATTTAGTTTTCAAGGAGACGATCATGCTTTAGATATGCGCATGGATGTGACTAAGGGAATCACGGCGAGCGAGGTTTTACATACACTTCGTGAAGAAGAGTTAGGGAAAATTTTTCGTGAATACGGAGAGGAACCTCAGTGGAAAAACGCGGCTAAGGCGATAGTACATTTTAGGCGTCGTAAGAAGATCGTGACGGTTAGAGACTTAAAAGAAGCTACAGCCAAAGTTTTTCCTTCTTATCGTCTGCGCAAGAAAATTCATCCATTAACTTTGATTTTTCAAGCTTTACGGGTGTATGTAAATCAAGAGGACGTGCAATTGAAAGTATTGCTGGAGTCGGCTATGCGTTGGCTTGCTCCTGGAGGGCGGTTGATCATTATTTCGTTTTGTAGTTCCGAAGATCGCCCAGTAAAATGGTTTTTTAGAGAGGCTGAGAAATCCGGATTAGGAATGATTCTGACTAAGAAAGTGATCATGCCTACATATGAAGAAATTAGGAAAAATCCTCGATGTAGATCGGCAAAGCTCCGTTGTTTTGAAAAGAAATTTTTATGA
- a CDS encoding peptidoglycan D,D-transpeptidase FtsI family protein, which yields MNHRKCLTMITYGVLLSYSFLIIRYYKIQICEEKRWAAEALGQHEFRVKDPFRRGTFFSQMNLRKGDSEQRQALAVDITKFHLCLDAVAVPEEHRDVIAKKVFSLIGEGDYDKLRAEFDKKSRYRKLFLWLDRADHDRILSWWRGYAAKSKIPSNALFFMTDYQRSYPFGKLLGQVLHTLREVKDEKTGKAFPTGGLEAYFNHVLEGEPGERKFLRSPLNRLDLDKVTKIPRDGSDIYLTVNPCIQTIAEEELEKGVKEAKAKGGRLILMNAYTGEILALAQYPFFNPSEYKEFFNDKEKIEHTKVTSVSDVFEPGSIMKPLTLAIALLANEEMVKRSGKPLFDPNEPIDVTRRIFPGRKQFPLKDISSNRRLNMYMAIQKSSNVYVAQLADLIVQHLGNHWYEDKLLLLGFGKKTGIELPGEASGLVPSPKRFHINGVPEWSLSTPYSLAMGYNILATGVQMVKAYAILANGGYDVRPTLIKKIVTTSGKEYVLHPQVRGERILSQDIVDEVLKATRFTTYPGGTGFRAAPKKHSSAGKTGTTEKLVHGKYDKHRHISSFIGITPIYPSAGGSVPLVMLVSIDDPDHCVREDGTKNYMGGRCAAPVFGRVADRVLSYLGVPEDKEKYSYQSEVAAMKALYEEWNRSGK from the coding sequence ATGAATCACCGTAAATGCTTAACCATGATTACCTATGGAGTTCTGCTCTCCTATTCTTTCCTGATCATACGGTATTATAAAATTCAGATTTGTGAGGAGAAACGTTGGGCAGCAGAAGCTTTAGGACAACATGAATTTCGAGTAAAGGACCCTTTTCGTAGGGGGACGTTTTTTTCTCAGATGAATTTACGTAAGGGAGATTCAGAGCAACGACAAGCTCTGGCCGTGGACATTACGAAATTTCATCTTTGTTTAGATGCTGTAGCTGTTCCTGAAGAACACCGTGATGTGATTGCTAAGAAAGTTTTTAGTCTCATTGGAGAAGGTGATTATGACAAACTCCGTGCGGAGTTTGATAAAAAATCTCGCTATCGAAAGTTATTTCTTTGGTTAGATCGTGCGGATCATGACCGCATCCTGTCTTGGTGGCGGGGGTACGCAGCAAAATCTAAAATACCCTCGAATGCTTTGTTTTTCATGACCGACTATCAAAGATCTTATCCCTTTGGCAAACTTTTAGGCCAAGTTCTACATACTCTGAGAGAAGTCAAGGATGAGAAAACAGGCAAAGCTTTCCCTACAGGAGGTTTAGAAGCCTATTTTAACCACGTCCTTGAAGGAGAGCCAGGAGAACGGAAATTCCTACGTTCTCCTTTAAATCGTTTAGATCTAGATAAAGTCACAAAGATTCCTAGGGATGGTTCGGATATTTATCTCACAGTCAATCCCTGTATACAGACTATAGCGGAAGAGGAATTAGAAAAAGGGGTAAAGGAAGCCAAAGCTAAAGGTGGGCGTCTAATTTTAATGAATGCTTATACAGGCGAGATTCTTGCTTTAGCACAGTATCCTTTCTTTAATCCTTCGGAATACAAGGAATTTTTCAATGATAAGGAAAAAATAGAGCACACAAAAGTAACATCAGTCAGTGATGTGTTTGAACCCGGCTCTATCATGAAACCTCTGACTCTGGCTATAGCGTTGCTGGCCAACGAAGAGATGGTGAAAAGATCAGGAAAGCCCTTATTTGATCCTAATGAACCTATAGATGTAACCCGCAGGATTTTCCCAGGAAGAAAGCAATTTCCGCTTAAGGATATCTCATCGAATCGGCGTTTAAATATGTACATGGCGATTCAAAAGTCTTCGAACGTTTATGTAGCGCAACTTGCTGATCTTATAGTGCAACATCTAGGGAACCACTGGTATGAAGACAAGTTATTGTTATTAGGATTTGGTAAAAAGACGGGGATAGAATTGCCAGGGGAAGCGTCAGGATTGGTACCTTCACCTAAACGTTTTCATATTAATGGGGTTCCTGAATGGTCTTTATCTACGCCTTATTCTCTTGCTATGGGGTATAATATCTTGGCTACGGGAGTGCAGATGGTTAAAGCCTATGCCATTCTTGCCAACGGTGGTTATGATGTGCGCCCTACCTTGATAAAAAAAATAGTCACTACTTCTGGAAAAGAGTACGTGTTGCATCCTCAAGTTCGTGGAGAAAGAATTCTTTCTCAGGACATTGTGGATGAGGTATTGAAAGCTACGCGTTTTACTACCTATCCTGGAGGAACGGGATTTCGGGCTGCGCCTAAAAAGCATTCCAGTGCAGGGAAAACAGGAACAACAGAAAAGCTAGTTCATGGAAAGTATGATAAGCATCGGCATATTTCTTCATTTATAGGTATCACGCCGATATACCCTTCGGCAGGGGGGAGTGTTCCTTTGGTCATGCTTGTCTCTATAGATGATCCTGATCATTGTGTTCGCGAGGATGGAACAAAGAACTATATGGGAGGCCGATGTGCCGCCCCTGTATTTGGCAGAGTTGCGGATCGTGTTTTATCTTATCTAGGAGTTCCCGAAGATAAAGAAAAATACAGTTATCAGAGTGAGGTGGCTGCTATGAAAGCTTTGTATGAGGAATGGAATCGTTCGGGGAAATAA
- a CDS encoding UDP-N-acetylmuramoyl-L-alanyl-D-glutamate--2,6-diaminopimelate ligase has protein sequence MNLKELLHNTKAKIYGKISSVEVRNLTRDSRNVGVGDIFIAKQGKHCDGNDFSHLAVENGAIAVASSIYNPFLPVVQIISSDLPRLEADLAAKYYGHPSQKLCVVGITGTNGKTTVSHLIKLLFDACDKPAGLIGTIEHILGNSRIQDGYTTPESCLLQKYLAKMVKSHLSAAVMEVSSIGLAVNRLANVDFDVGVLTNLTLDHLDFHSSFEEYKQAKLKLFSMLPSSGLAVVNNDLCDAAQFIEATQAQPITYGIEQHADYQASHVRFSPFGTDFDLLYKGETFACYSPLIGQHNIYNVLAAIAVTHQRLRCDLPHLISVIANVGAPRGRLEPIFSGPCPIYIDYAHTPDALDNVCQTLQALLPQDGRLIVVFGCGGDRDQSKRKIMAQVVEKYGFAVVTTDNPRGEDPEKIINEICSGFLKRNFSIEIDRKQAITYALSIASDRDIVLVAGKGHETYQIFKHQTIAFDDKEIVLGVLSSYV, from the coding sequence ATGAATTTAAAAGAACTCCTTCACAATACCAAAGCGAAAATTTATGGGAAGATTTCTTCTGTAGAGGTAAGAAATCTCACAAGAGATTCTCGCAATGTTGGAGTTGGAGATATCTTTATCGCCAAGCAAGGCAAACACTGTGATGGTAATGACTTTTCCCACCTAGCTGTTGAAAATGGAGCGATTGCTGTAGCTTCTTCTATCTATAATCCTTTTTTACCCGTTGTACAAATTATTTCTTCTGATCTTCCTCGGCTTGAGGCGGATCTGGCTGCGAAATACTACGGTCATCCTTCGCAAAAGCTCTGTGTTGTGGGGATTACAGGCACCAATGGGAAAACGACAGTTTCCCATTTAATCAAACTTCTGTTTGATGCTTGCGACAAGCCTGCAGGTTTAATAGGGACGATTGAGCATATTCTGGGAAATAGTCGTATTCAAGATGGGTATACCACTCCTGAATCCTGTTTGTTGCAAAAGTATTTAGCTAAGATGGTGAAGAGCCATCTTTCGGCTGCGGTTATGGAAGTCTCTTCTATCGGTCTGGCTGTAAACAGATTGGCTAACGTCGATTTTGATGTTGGTGTCTTAACTAACCTGACTCTAGACCATTTAGATTTTCATTCTTCGTTTGAAGAGTATAAGCAAGCAAAGCTGAAGTTATTTTCGATGCTTCCTTCTTCAGGCCTCGCTGTAGTCAACAACGACTTATGTGATGCTGCGCAGTTTATTGAGGCTACTCAAGCCCAACCTATTACCTATGGAATAGAGCAGCATGCAGATTATCAAGCTTCCCATGTGCGCTTTTCTCCTTTCGGAACGGATTTTGACTTGCTATATAAGGGAGAAACTTTTGCCTGTTATTCACCTTTAATCGGACAGCATAACATTTATAATGTTCTTGCGGCTATTGCTGTCACTCACCAACGATTACGTTGTGATTTACCCCACCTCATCTCTGTTATTGCCAATGTAGGAGCCCCTAGAGGGCGGCTAGAACCCATATTTTCCGGCCCTTGTCCTATTTACATTGATTATGCTCATACTCCCGATGCCTTAGATAATGTATGCCAAACACTCCAAGCTCTCCTTCCTCAAGATGGCAGACTTATCGTGGTCTTTGGGTGCGGAGGTGATCGAGATCAGAGCAAAAGAAAAATCATGGCTCAAGTCGTCGAGAAGTATGGATTTGCTGTTGTGACTACAGACAATCCTCGTGGTGAAGATCCAGAAAAGATCATTAATGAAATTTGTTCCGGCTTTTTAAAAAGAAATTTTTCTATCGAAATCGACAGAAAACAAGCAATTACATATGCTTTGTCCATTGCCTCAGATAGGGATATAGTGTTAGTGGCAGGTAAAGGGCATGAGACGTACCAGATTTTTAAACATCAAACCATCGCTTTTGATGATAAGGAAATCGTACTCGGGGTATTGTCGTCTTATGTTTAA
- a CDS encoding N-acetylmuramoyl-L-alanine amidase family protein, protein MFNRYTLLTACVFGTALGGIAAESALPQRVRRNEVIFIDPGHGGKDQGTASKEFHYEEKSLTLSLAFSVQSYLKRMGYKPVLTRTSDVYVDLGKRAALANQNKADIFVSIHCNYSSNTSAFGTEVYFYNGKNNVASRSRASEALAKDVLNAMQKNGALKIRGAKNGNFAVIRETTMPAILIETGFLSNPRERAALSDARYRMHIAKGIAEGVHTFLTGPNFQKPSLASVKARKLSAKVN, encoded by the coding sequence ATGTTTAATCGTTACACTTTACTCACTGCCTGTGTCTTCGGAACTGCTTTAGGAGGAATTGCAGCTGAAAGTGCACTTCCACAGCGTGTGCGTCGTAACGAAGTCATTTTTATCGACCCGGGACACGGAGGTAAAGATCAAGGCACTGCAAGTAAAGAGTTCCATTATGAGGAAAAATCTCTAACCCTATCTCTTGCGTTTTCAGTGCAGAGTTATCTCAAGAGAATGGGGTATAAGCCAGTTCTTACGCGAACATCTGATGTGTATGTAGATCTCGGGAAAAGAGCGGCTTTAGCAAATCAAAACAAAGCTGATATTTTTGTCAGTATTCACTGTAATTATTCGTCCAACACGTCAGCCTTTGGTACTGAAGTATATTTTTATAATGGCAAAAATAACGTTGCTTCGAGAAGTCGTGCTTCGGAAGCTCTAGCTAAGGATGTCCTAAATGCTATGCAGAAAAATGGCGCATTGAAAATTCGGGGAGCGAAGAATGGCAATTTCGCTGTTATCCGAGAAACCACAATGCCTGCTATTTTAATTGAAACAGGATTCCTTTCTAACCCCAGAGAACGAGCTGCTCTTTCCGATGCACGTTACCGAATGCATATAGCCAAAGGCATAGCCGAGGGCGTGCATACATTTCTTACTGGTCCGAACTTTCAGAAACCAAGTTTAGCAAGTGTAAAGGCCAGAAAACTTTCTGCAAAGGTGAATTAG
- a CDS encoding HU family DNA-binding protein, whose protein sequence is MATMTKKKLISTISQDHKIHPNHVRTVIQNFLDKMTDALVKGDRLEFRDFGVLQVVERKPKVGRNPKNATVPIHIPARRAVKFTPGKRMKRLIETPSKHS, encoded by the coding sequence ATGGCTACCATGACCAAGAAAAAACTGATCAGTACAATATCACAGGATCACAAGATTCACCCGAATCATGTGCGTACTGTAATCCAAAATTTTTTGGATAAAATGACAGATGCTCTAGTCAAAGGTGATAGGTTAGAGTTTAGAGATTTCGGCGTTTTACAGGTTGTAGAACGCAAACCTAAAGTAGGTCGTAATCCTAAAAACGCTACTGTTCCTATTCACATTCCTGCGAGACGTGCCGTCAAATTTACTCCAGGAAAAAGAATGAAACGTTTAATCGAGACTCCTTCGAAGCATTCCTAA
- a CDS encoding acetyl-CoA carboxylase carboxyltransferase subunit alpha, whose protein sequence is MELLPHEKQVVEYEKTIAEFKEKNKKNSLLSSSEIQKLERRLDKLKEKIYADLTPWERVQICRHPSRPRSVNYIEGMCEEFVELCGDRTFRDDPAVVGGLAKIQGQRFMLIGQEKGCDTSSRMHRNFGMLCPEGFRKALRLAKMAEKFGLSIVFLVDTPGAFPGLTAEERGQGWAIANNLFQLARLKTPIIVLVIGEGCSGGALGMAIGDVIAMLEHSYYSVISPEGCASILWKDPKKNSEAAAMLKMHGEDLKQFAIVDVVIKEPVGGAHHNPAAVYRDVRDFILREWLRLKDLSIEDLLEQRYQKFRTIGLYETSSESSPEA, encoded by the coding sequence ATGGAGCTTCTTCCCCATGAAAAACAAGTCGTAGAGTATGAAAAAACGATAGCAGAGTTTAAGGAAAAAAATAAAAAAAATTCTTTACTCTCCTCCTCAGAGATACAAAAATTGGAAAGGCGCTTAGACAAGTTAAAAGAGAAGATCTATGCAGATTTGACTCCTTGGGAACGTGTGCAGATATGCCGTCATCCCTCGCGTCCTCGATCAGTGAATTACATTGAAGGCATGTGTGAGGAGTTTGTAGAGCTTTGTGGAGATCGTACATTTCGTGATGACCCTGCTGTTGTTGGCGGATTAGCGAAGATTCAGGGCCAGAGATTTATGCTTATTGGCCAGGAAAAGGGGTGTGATACCTCATCCCGCATGCACAGGAACTTCGGCATGCTCTGCCCCGAAGGCTTTCGTAAGGCGCTACGTCTTGCAAAAATGGCGGAGAAATTCGGTCTTTCTATTGTCTTTTTGGTGGATACTCCAGGGGCTTTCCCAGGTCTTACTGCTGAAGAGCGTGGTCAAGGATGGGCGATTGCTAACAATCTTTTCCAATTAGCTAGATTAAAAACCCCGATTATCGTTCTTGTTATTGGAGAAGGGTGTTCCGGAGGGGCTTTAGGCATGGCGATCGGGGATGTGATTGCGATGTTAGAACACTCCTATTATTCTGTAATTTCTCCTGAAGGCTGCGCCTCTATTCTTTGGAAGGATCCGAAAAAGAATAGTGAAGCGGCTGCTATGTTAAAAATGCATGGTGAGGATCTCAAACAATTTGCTATTGTGGATGTTGTCATTAAGGAGCCGGTAGGTGGTGCTCACCACAACCCAGCTGCTGTATATCGCGATGTTCGAGATTTTATACTTCGGGAATGGTTACGACTCAAAGACCTATCAATAGAAGATTTGTTAGAACAGCGATATCAGAAATTCCGAACTATAGGTCTCTATGAAACTTCTTCTGAAAGCAGTCCTGAGGCATAA
- a CDS encoding ABC transporter ATP-binding protein yields MKLLLKAVLRHKKHLTLLGFSLLAILGLTVSSQAEIFSLGIIAKTGPDAFLLFARKENNRLIKASQLSQEQILERWSDISPDSDTITTAEAHAYISRYGKQGTSITSRLSCFISRYIDLSCFGSLALFLVIVAIFKAVTLFFQRFLSQVVAIRVSCDLRRDYFRALQKLPMTFFHAHDMGNLSSRVITDSASIAQAVNSLMVNYVQAPITLTLALAVCLSISWKFSLLVCIAFPVLILPIVIIAKKIKALAKRIQKNQDQFSSVLLDFLVGIVTVKVFRTESFAFKKYCDQNSRIAALEEKSTAYGLLPRPLLHTIASLFFAFVVIIGLYKFHIAPEELIVFCGLLYFIYDPVKKFGDENTTIMKGCAAAERFYEVLAHPDLHEESEESQEFLGLTRNLEFRDVSFSYDNERKVLKNLSFTIHKGEAIGIVGPTGSGKTTISKLLPRLYEVSQGEILLDGVPIQSYSKSSLRDHMGCVLQNPFLFYDTIWNNLTCGKDIPEEDVMHALKQAYAYEFVQKMPQGVHSLLEESGKNLSGGQQQRLTIARALLKNASILILDEATSSLDAISENYIKEIIGQLKGQCTQIIIAHKLSTLEHVDRVIYLEHGRKVAEGMKDELLSSCPAFLKMWELSGTKDWETSPSVSSELITPLSFS; encoded by the coding sequence ATGAAACTTCTTCTGAAAGCAGTCCTGAGGCATAAAAAGCATCTCACGCTATTAGGTTTTTCTTTGCTTGCCATCTTAGGATTGACCGTGTCGTCTCAAGCAGAGATTTTTTCTCTAGGTATTATTGCAAAAACAGGACCTGATGCTTTTCTTCTTTTCGCCCGTAAGGAAAATAATCGACTGATCAAGGCTTCACAGCTAAGTCAAGAACAGATTTTAGAGAGATGGTCGGACATCTCTCCCGATTCTGACACGATAACTACAGCGGAGGCACATGCCTATATTTCTCGTTATGGAAAGCAAGGCACATCGATCACTAGCAGATTATCGTGTTTTATCTCTCGCTATATAGATTTGTCGTGTTTTGGTTCCTTAGCTTTGTTTTTAGTTATTGTGGCGATTTTTAAAGCCGTGACTCTATTCTTTCAGAGATTCCTGTCTCAAGTGGTCGCTATTCGTGTGAGTTGTGATCTCCGCAGGGATTATTTTAGGGCATTACAAAAGTTACCAATGACCTTTTTCCATGCCCATGATATGGGAAATCTCAGTAGTCGTGTGATCACAGATTCTGCTAGCATAGCTCAAGCAGTAAATTCTTTGATGGTGAATTATGTCCAAGCTCCGATAACTCTAACATTAGCTTTAGCTGTGTGTTTATCGATATCTTGGAAATTTTCTCTTTTAGTTTGTATTGCTTTTCCTGTATTGATTCTTCCTATTGTGATCATCGCGAAGAAAATCAAAGCCTTAGCGAAGAGAATACAAAAAAATCAAGATCAGTTTTCTTCCGTACTTTTAGATTTCCTTGTGGGCATAGTCACCGTCAAGGTTTTCCGTACCGAATCATTCGCATTTAAGAAATATTGTGATCAAAATAGTCGGATAGCCGCTTTAGAAGAAAAAAGTACGGCTTATGGGCTTCTCCCACGTCCTTTACTGCATACAATAGCTTCGTTATTTTTTGCTTTTGTTGTCATTATTGGTCTGTATAAATTTCATATTGCTCCCGAAGAGCTCATTGTATTTTGTGGTTTATTGTATTTCATCTATGACCCCGTGAAGAAATTCGGAGATGAGAACACGACCATTATGAAAGGTTGCGCGGCTGCGGAACGGTTTTATGAGGTGCTTGCCCATCCTGATTTGCATGAGGAGTCTGAAGAGAGTCAAGAGTTCCTGGGATTAACCAGAAATTTAGAATTCCGTGATGTGTCTTTTTCTTATGATAATGAGAGGAAGGTTCTTAAGAATCTGAGCTTCACTATCCATAAGGGCGAAGCTATTGGTATTGTAGGCCCAACAGGCAGTGGGAAGACAACAATCAGTAAATTGCTGCCTAGGTTATATGAGGTCTCTCAAGGAGAAATTCTTCTCGATGGAGTGCCGATTCAGTCATATAGTAAGTCGTCTTTGAGAGATCATATGGGTTGTGTCTTACAAAACCCATTTTTGTTTTATGACACTATTTGGAATAACCTGACTTGTGGTAAGGATATCCCTGAGGAAGATGTCATGCATGCATTAAAGCAAGCTTATGCTTATGAATTTGTGCAGAAGATGCCTCAGGGAGTACATAGTCTTCTTGAAGAATCAGGGAAAAATCTTTCAGGAGGGCAACAGCAAAGATTAACCATAGCGCGAGCGTTGTTGAAAAATGCCTCCATTTTGATTTTAGATGAGGCGACTTCTTCCCTAGACGCTATTAGTGAAAACTACATCAAAGAGATCATCGGGCAGTTAAAAGGCCAATGTACTCAAATTATTATAGCACACAAGCTCTCTACTTTGGAGCATGTAGATCGGGTAATTTATTTAGAACACGGCAGGAAAGTAGCAGAGGGAATGAAAGATGAACTTTTATCATCTTGTCCTGCTTTCTTAAAAATGTGGGAATTATCCGGGACGAAAGACTGGGAAACTTCCCCATCTGTAAGCTCAGAGTTGATTACGCCACTATCCTTCAGTTGA
- a CDS encoding 1,4-dihydroxy-6-naphthoate synthase, which yields MILSAAFSPCPNDIFLFRSFLECHQESPLFNQMRVADISTLNALALQHRFSLVKISAALFPKVTNDYILMEVGTILGYGVGPLVLALDPQAPIKTIATPGITTTAHLLCKIFYPDAELIPMKYHEILLAILRGTVDAGTIIHEERFNYAAQLCPRADLGKLWEEKTQLPLPLGCLVVSKTVPQDIVHMLTLALRKSLFLAMKDPEGSENKALEYSRNKDTTVIRKFIATYVNEETLVLSDLGKKALHTLTNYVRCTI from the coding sequence ATGATACTTTCTGCGGCTTTTTCACCCTGTCCCAATGATATTTTCCTATTTCGTTCTTTTTTAGAATGTCATCAAGAATCCCCTTTGTTCAATCAAATGAGGGTAGCAGATATCTCAACTTTAAACGCATTAGCCTTGCAGCACCGCTTTTCTTTAGTCAAAATATCAGCCGCCCTATTCCCGAAAGTCACTAATGATTATATTCTCATGGAAGTAGGAACGATTCTTGGCTACGGAGTCGGTCCTTTAGTTTTAGCTTTAGATCCTCAAGCGCCTATCAAAACAATAGCCACTCCTGGAATCACGACAACTGCTCACCTGCTCTGCAAGATATTTTATCCTGATGCCGAGCTTATCCCTATGAAATATCACGAAATTCTCCTGGCTATTCTTCGCGGCACTGTAGATGCAGGGACGATCATCCATGAAGAAAGGTTTAACTACGCAGCACAACTATGCCCAAGAGCAGATCTGGGCAAGTTATGGGAAGAGAAAACACAACTTCCCCTACCTTTAGGGTGTCTTGTTGTATCAAAGACTGTTCCCCAAGATATTGTACATATGCTGACCTTAGCATTAAGAAAATCCTTATTTCTAGCGATGAAAGACCCCGAAGGTTCTGAAAACAAAGCTTTAGAATACTCCAGAAATAAAGACACAACTGTCATTAGAAAATTTATAGCTACTTATGTGAATGAAGAAACTCTCGTATTATCTGACTTGGGGAAAAAAGCTCTGCACACACTCACCAATTATGTCCGCTGCACCATCTAA
- a CDS encoding putative quorum-sensing-regulated virulence factor — protein sequence MTTLIFYDTETTGTQIDKDRIIEIAAYNHITKESFVTYVNPEIPIPEEASKIHGITTSTVISAPKFPEAYKHFCEFCGNDAVLVAHNNDSFDFPLMEKECRRHALEPLSLKTIDSLKWAQKYRPDLPKHNLQYLRQVYGFAENQAHRALDDVITLHNVFSALIGDLSAEQVLALMEESYHPKTFKMPFGKYKGKPLSEVPPSYIQWLENQGNLDKDMKAAIDLMKQLT from the coding sequence ATGACAACACTCATTTTTTACGATACTGAAACTACCGGAACACAGATAGATAAGGATCGTATTATTGAAATTGCTGCCTATAACCACATAACTAAAGAATCTTTTGTCACTTATGTTAACCCAGAAATTCCTATTCCTGAGGAAGCGTCGAAGATTCATGGCATTACGACATCTACAGTCATCTCTGCTCCTAAGTTCCCAGAAGCCTATAAACATTTCTGCGAGTTTTGTGGGAACGATGCTGTTCTTGTTGCGCACAATAACGATAGTTTTGATTTCCCACTCATGGAAAAAGAATGTCGCCGACATGCCTTAGAACCTTTATCTCTAAAAACGATAGACTCACTCAAATGGGCTCAAAAGTACCGGCCTGACCTACCTAAACACAATTTACAGTATCTACGTCAAGTGTACGGTTTTGCTGAAAACCAAGCACACCGAGCTTTAGACGATGTCATTACCCTGCATAATGTATTTTCAGCACTGATTGGAGATCTTTCCGCAGAGCAAGTACTGGCGCTAATGGAAGAAAGTTACCACCCGAAAACATTTAAAATGCCTTTTGGGAAATACAAGGGTAAACCTCTAAGTGAAGTGCCTCCATCTTATATCCAATGGTTAGAAAACCAAGGGAACTTAGATAAAGATATGAAAGCGGCTATTGACTTAATGAAACAATTGACATGA